In the genome of Chlamydia trachomatis A/HAR-13, one region contains:
- the glgB gene encoding 1,4-alpha-glucan branching protein GlgB, which translates to MDPFFLNTQHVELLVSGKQSSPQDLLGIVSESLNQDRIVLFRPGAETVFVELRGKIQQAESHHSGIFSLPVMKGISPQDYRVYHQNGLLAHDPYAFPLLWGEIDSFLFHEGTHQRIYERMGAIPCEIDGVPGVRFIVWAPHAQRVSVIGDFNGWHGLVNPLHKVSDQGVWELFVPGLTAGACYKWEMVTESGQVLIKSDPYGKFFGPPPRSVSVVIDDSYEWTDSEWLEERIKKTEGPMNIYEVHVGSWRWQEGQPLNYRELADQLALYCKQMHYTHVELLPVTEHPLNESWGYQTTGYYAPTSRYGSFEDLQYFIDTMHQHGIGVILDWVPGHFPIDSFAMSGFDGTPLYEYTRNPSPLHPHWHTYTFDYAKPEVCNFLLGSVLFWIDKMHVDGIRVDAVSSMLYLDYGRYAGEWVPNRYGGRENLDAIRFLQQFNTVIHEKYPGVLTFAEESTTFPKITVSVEEGGLGFDYKWNMGWMHDTLHYFEKDFPYRPYHQSDLTFPQWYAFSERFLLPFSHDEVVHGKRSLIGKMPGDAWRQFAQLRLLLGYQICQPGKKLLFMGGEFGQGREWSPGRELDWELLDISYHQGVHLCSQELNALYVQSPQLWQADHLPSSFRWVDFSDVRNGVVAYLRFADADAKKALLCVHHFGVGYFPHYLLPILPLESCDLLMNTDDTRFGGSGKGFREPEILTPEIARQEREAAGLIEADDESGPDCWGLDIELPPSATLIFSVTLQ; encoded by the coding sequence GTGGATCCTTTTTTCTTAAATACTCAACACGTGGAACTTCTCGTTTCTGGTAAACAGAGCAGTCCACAAGATCTTTTGGGAATTGTTTCTGAAAGTTTGAATCAAGATCGGATAGTTCTTTTCCGCCCTGGGGCAGAGACCGTTTTTGTTGAGTTGCGAGGTAAGATTCAACAGGCAGAGTCGCACCATTCAGGGATTTTTTCTCTTCCTGTAATGAAAGGAATTTCTCCCCAAGATTATCGAGTCTATCATCAAAATGGTTTATTGGCTCATGATCCTTATGCCTTCCCTTTACTTTGGGGGGAAATCGATTCTTTTTTATTCCATGAAGGGACTCATCAGCGTATCTATGAACGCATGGGTGCTATCCCTTGTGAAATTGATGGAGTACCTGGAGTAAGATTTATTGTTTGGGCCCCTCATGCTCAACGTGTTTCTGTTATTGGAGATTTTAATGGGTGGCATGGGCTCGTTAATCCTCTTCATAAGGTTTCAGATCAAGGAGTTTGGGAGCTGTTTGTTCCTGGCCTTACAGCAGGAGCTTGTTACAAATGGGAAATGGTCACAGAATCTGGGCAGGTTCTCATTAAATCGGATCCTTATGGGAAGTTTTTTGGTCCTCCTCCTCGGAGCGTTTCCGTTGTTATCGATGATTCTTATGAATGGACCGATAGCGAGTGGTTAGAAGAGCGCATTAAAAAGACTGAAGGCCCTATGAATATCTATGAAGTTCATGTAGGGTCTTGGCGATGGCAGGAAGGACAACCTTTGAATTATAGAGAGCTAGCAGATCAGCTAGCTCTCTATTGCAAGCAGATGCATTATACGCATGTAGAGTTGCTTCCCGTAACCGAGCATCCTTTGAATGAATCTTGGGGATATCAAACAACGGGATATTATGCTCCTACAAGTCGTTATGGCTCTTTTGAAGATTTACAGTATTTTATAGATACCATGCATCAGCATGGTATCGGGGTGATTTTAGATTGGGTTCCAGGACACTTCCCTATAGATTCATTTGCAATGAGTGGTTTTGATGGCACTCCTCTGTATGAATATACACGGAATCCGAGTCCGTTGCATCCTCACTGGCACACCTACACTTTTGATTATGCTAAACCGGAAGTGTGCAATTTTCTTTTAGGAAGTGTGCTCTTTTGGATCGATAAAATGCATGTAGATGGTATTCGTGTGGATGCTGTCTCATCTATGCTCTATTTAGATTATGGAAGATATGCTGGAGAATGGGTTCCAAATCGTTATGGTGGAAGAGAGAACCTTGATGCGATTCGGTTTCTTCAGCAATTCAACACTGTGATTCATGAGAAATATCCAGGTGTTTTGACTTTCGCAGAGGAGTCGACAACCTTCCCTAAGATTACTGTATCTGTCGAAGAAGGGGGATTAGGGTTTGATTACAAATGGAATATGGGATGGATGCATGATACACTGCATTATTTCGAGAAGGATTTCCCATATCGTCCTTATCACCAGAGCGATCTCACTTTCCCACAATGGTATGCTTTTAGTGAGAGGTTTTTACTGCCTTTTTCCCATGATGAGGTTGTTCATGGGAAACGCAGTTTAATCGGTAAGATGCCTGGAGATGCTTGGAGACAGTTTGCTCAGTTGCGTTTATTATTAGGTTATCAGATCTGTCAACCAGGAAAGAAATTGCTTTTCATGGGGGGAGAGTTCGGTCAGGGGAGAGAGTGGTCCCCCGGTCGTGAGCTAGACTGGGAATTATTAGATATTTCTTATCATCAAGGTGTGCATTTGTGTTCGCAAGAGCTAAATGCTTTATATGTGCAGAGCCCGCAACTGTGGCAAGCGGACCATCTTCCCTCCTCTTTCCGTTGGGTTGATTTTAGTGATGTGCGTAATGGCGTTGTTGCTTATCTCCGCTTTGCAGACGCGGATGCTAAGAAAGCTTTGCTTTGCGTGCATCATTTTGGGGTAGGATACTTTCCTCATTACTTACTTCCCATACTCCCCCTAGAATCTTGTGATTTGCTGATGAATACAGATGACACAAGATTCGGGGGATCGGGGAAAGGTTTTCGAGAGCCTGAAATCCTTACACCTGAAATCGCGAGACAAGAGAGAGAGGCTGCAGGACTGATCGAAGCGGATGATGAAAGTGGTCCCGACTGCTGGGGCTTAGATATTGAGTTGCCTCCTTCAGCTACTCTGATTTTCTCTGTAACGCTACAGTAA
- a CDS encoding deubiquitinase: MEPIHNPPPQTCSYSRPSTTYTSFKDASCGTKVTRIIIALFLIVISCGLILCAYTFRDLLDADYSAQEGPQQATKLLQQLDKVLTGPPLPIWDNEHLFQFSCLMQNKHRRVLPIDICNPLTKFNFLEYICNCLMTKQSVNVNETDMCELFCPPTCTPENYRRLLCTSSVFPFVMWHDPSADTQEAMLTKMDQTMSSGRVGNSHWVLVIVDIEHRCVTFFDSFYNYIASPQQMREQLEGLAASLGAIYPKEGGADSDQEELLSPFQVRIGSTVKVQSPGEFTCGAWCCQFLAWYLENPDFDLEEKVPTNPSERRALLADFISTTEQAMSRYSSLSWPTTD; the protein is encoded by the coding sequence ATGGAACCAATTCATAATCCTCCCCCACAAACATGTTCGTATTCTAGACCTTCAACTACCTATACATCTTTCAAAGATGCTTCTTGCGGTACTAAAGTTACTAGAATCATCATAGCGCTATTCCTCATAGTGATCTCTTGCGGACTTATTCTCTGCGCATATACATTCCGTGACCTTTTAGATGCGGATTACTCAGCACAAGAGGGACCACAGCAAGCAACTAAGCTTTTACAACAACTAGATAAGGTCTTAACCGGTCCTCCTCTTCCTATCTGGGATAACGAACATTTGTTCCAATTCTCGTGCTTAATGCAGAACAAACACAGGCGGGTTCTCCCTATAGACATCTGTAATCCGCTTACCAAATTCAATTTCTTAGAATATATTTGTAACTGCCTCATGACGAAACAATCCGTTAACGTCAACGAAACCGACATGTGCGAGCTTTTCTGTCCTCCGACTTGCACACCAGAAAACTATCGACGACTTCTGTGCACCTCTAGTGTATTCCCATTCGTTATGTGGCATGATCCTTCTGCTGATACGCAAGAAGCTATGCTTACGAAAATGGATCAGACTATGAGCTCTGGCCGAGTAGGAAATAGTCACTGGGTACTGGTTATCGTAGATATCGAGCATCGATGTGTCACATTCTTCGACAGTTTTTACAACTATATAGCCTCTCCACAACAAATGCGGGAACAATTAGAAGGACTTGCCGCCTCCCTTGGAGCTATCTATCCCAAAGAAGGTGGAGCAGACTCCGATCAAGAAGAATTACTTTCTCCTTTCCAGGTACGCATCGGATCGACAGTAAAAGTCCAATCTCCTGGAGAATTCACCTGTGGAGCTTGGTGCTGTCAATTCTTGGCGTGGTACCTAGAAAATCCTGACTTTGATCTTGAAGAGAAAGTACCTACAAACCCATCTGAGAGAAGAGCTCTACTCGCTGATTTTATCTCTACAACGGAACAAGCTATGTCTAGATACTCATCTTTGAGCTGGCCAACTACGGATTAG
- a CDS encoding deubiquitinase yields the protein MLSPTNSISKTVPAPPQDSSKPVLISEEPQNQLLQKVARTALAVLLVVVTLGLILLFYSFSDLQSFPWCCQTRPSTKEHPTISIPEPLPSPPLAVPRPSTPPPPVISRPSTPPAPTPAISPPSTPSAPKPSTPPPLPPKAPKPVKTQEDLLPFVPEQVFVEMYEDMARRQIIEALVPAWDSDIIFKCLCYFHTLYQGLIPLETFPPATIFNFKQKIISILEDKKAVLRGEPIKGSLPICCSEENYRRHLQGTTLLPVFMWYHPTPKTLSDTMQTMKQLAIKGSVGASHWLLVIVDIQARRLVYFDSLYNYVMSPEDMKKDLQSFAQQLDQVYPACDSQKFSVKIAAKEVIQKGSGSSCGAWCCQFLHWYLRDPFTDALNDLPVDSVERHENLASFVRACEAAVQDLPELFWPEAKALF from the coding sequence ATGTTATCTCCCACCAACTCAATTTCAAAGACGGTACCTGCTCCTCCTCAGGATTCGTCGAAACCAGTTCTTATCTCTGAAGAACCTCAAAACCAACTTTTACAAAAAGTAGCTCGTACAGCTTTAGCTGTTCTTCTTGTTGTTGTTACTTTAGGATTGATTCTCCTCTTTTACTCCTTTTCTGATCTACAATCCTTCCCTTGGTGCTGCCAAACACGCCCTTCTACTAAGGAGCACCCTACCATCTCTATTCCAGAACCTCTTCCGTCTCCTCCTCTTGCCGTACCGCGTCCTAGTACTCCCCCCCCTCCCGTCATATCACGTCCTAGCACGCCTCCCGCACCAACCCCTGCTATATCACCTCCTAGTACTCCTTCTGCTCCAAAGCCCTCTACACCTCCTCCTCTTCCTCCCAAGGCTCCCAAACCAGTTAAAACGCAAGAAGACCTCCTTCCCTTTGTTCCGGAGCAAGTGTTTGTAGAGATGTATGAAGATATGGCTCGACGACAGATCATCGAAGCGTTGGTTCCTGCTTGGGATTCTGACATTATTTTCAAGTGTCTATGCTATTTCCACACCCTTTACCAAGGTCTCATTCCTCTGGAGACCTTCCCCCCAGCTACCATATTCAACTTTAAACAGAAAATCATCTCGATTTTAGAAGACAAAAAAGCTGTTTTACGAGGGGAGCCTATCAAAGGCTCTCTGCCTATCTGCTGTTCGGAAGAGAATTACCGCCGCCATTTACAAGGAACAACCCTCCTCCCTGTGTTTATGTGGTATCACCCTACTCCAAAAACACTCTCGGATACCATGCAGACTATGAAACAGCTAGCTATAAAAGGATCTGTAGGAGCGAGTCACTGGCTACTTGTTATTGTCGATATTCAAGCTCGTCGGTTGGTCTATTTTGATAGTTTATACAACTATGTGATGTCTCCAGAAGATATGAAAAAAGATCTTCAATCCTTTGCTCAACAACTAGACCAGGTGTATCCTGCCTGTGACAGCCAGAAATTCTCTGTAAAGATTGCAGCAAAGGAGGTAATCCAAAAAGGCTCCGGATCCAGCTGCGGCGCTTGGTGCTGTCAATTTTTACACTGGTATTTGAGAGATCCCTTTACAGACGCTTTGAATGATCTCCCCGTTGATTCTGTAGAACGCCATGAAAACCTAGCCTCATTTGTCCGGGCTTGCGAAGCGGCTGTTCAGGATCTCCCAGAGCTTTTTTGGCCTGAAGCAAAAGCTCTTTTCTAA
- a CDS encoding polymorphic outer membrane protein middle domain-containing protein: MKKAFFFFLIGNSLSGLAREVPSRIFLTPNSVPDPTKESLSNKISLTGDTHNLTNCYLNNLRYILAILQKTPNEGAAVTITDYLSFFDTQKEGIYFAKNLTPESGGAIGYASPNSPTVEIRDTIGPVIFENNTCCRPFIWSNPYAAANKIREGGAIHAQNLYINHNHDVVGFMKNFSYVQGGAISTANTFVVSENQSCFLFMDNICIQTNTGGKGGAIYAGTSNSFESNNCDLFFINNACCAGGAIFSPICSLTGNRGNIVFYNNRCFKNVETASSEASDGGAIKVTTRLDVTGNRGRIFFSDNITKNCGGAIYAPVVTLVDNGPTYFINNIANNKGGAIYIDGTSNSKISADRHAIIFNENIVTNVTSNNGISTNPPRRNAITVTSSSGEIILGAGKGQNLIFYDPIEVNAGVSVFFNKEADQTGSVVFSGATVNSADFHQRNLQTKTPATLTLNHGFLCIEDHAQLAVNRFTQTKGVVALGNGAVLSCYKNNSTNASVTLKHIGLNLPSILKSGAEIPLLWVEPTATTSNRTTTYSADTAAGFSLRDVKLSLIDDYGDSPYESTDLTHAVSSQPILAISEASDSQLQSESMDFSGLNVPHYGWQGLWTWGWAKTQDPEPANSSAITDPQKTNRFHRTLLLTWLPAGYVPSPKHRSPLIANTLWGNMLLATESLKNSAELTPSDHPFWGITGGGLGMMVYQDPRENHPGFHMRSSGYSAGMIAGQTHTFSLKFSQTYTKLNERYAKNNVSSKNYSCQGEMLFSLQEGFLLAKLVGLYSYGDHNCHHFYTQGENLTSQGTFRSQTMGGAVFFDLPMKPFGSTHILTAPFLGALGIYSSLSHFTEVGAYPRSFSTKTPLINVLVPIGVKGSFMNATQRPQAWTVELAYQPVLYRQELGIATQLLASKGIWFGSGSPSSRHAMSYKISQQTQPLSWLTLHFQYHGFYSSSTFCNYLNGEIALRF; this comes from the coding sequence ATGAAAAAAGCGTTTTTCTTTTTCCTTATCGGAAACTCCCTATCAGGACTAGCTAGAGAGGTTCCTTCTAGAATCTTTCTTACGCCCAACTCAGTTCCAGATCCTACGAAAGAGTCGCTATCAAATAAAATTAGTTTGACAGGAGACACTCACAATCTCACTAACTGCTATCTCAATAACCTACGCTACATACTGGCTATTCTACAAAAAACTCCCAATGAAGGAGCTGCTGTCACAATAACAGATTACCTAAGCTTTTTTGATACACAAAAAGAAGGTATTTATTTTGCAAAAAATCTCACCCCTGAAAGTGGTGGTGCGATTGGTTATGCGAGTCCCAATTCTCCTACCGTGGAGATTCGTGATACAATAGGTCCTGTAATCTTTGAAAATAATACTTGTTGCAGACCATTTATATGGAGTAATCCTTATGCAGCTGCTAATAAAATAAGAGAAGGCGGAGCCATTCATGCTCAAAATCTTTACATAAATCATAATCATGATGTGGTCGGATTTATGAAGAACTTTTCTTATGTCCAAGGAGGAGCCATTAGTACCGCTAATACCTTTGTTGTGAGCGAGAATCAGTCTTGTTTTCTCTTTATGGACAACATCTGTATTCAAACTAATACAGGAGGAAAAGGTGGCGCTATCTATGCTGGAACGAGCAATTCTTTTGAGAGTAATAACTGCGATCTCTTCTTCATCAATAACGCCTGTTGTGCAGGAGGAGCGATCTTCTCCCCTATCTGTTCTCTAACAGGAAATCGTGGTAACATCGTTTTCTATAACAATCGCTGCTTTAAAAATGTAGAAACAGCTTCTTCAGAAGCTTCTGATGGAGGAGCAATTAAAGTAACTACTCGCCTAGATGTTACAGGCAATCGTGGTAGGATCTTTTTTAGTGACAATATCACAAAAAATTGTGGCGGAGCTATTTACGCTCCTGTAGTTACCCTAGTGGATAATGGCCCTACCTACTTTATAAACAATATCGCCAATAATAAGGGGGGCGCTATCTATATAGACGGAACCAGCAACTCCAAAATTTCTGCCGACCGCCATGCTATTATTTTTAATGAAAATATTGTGACCAATGTTACTTCTAATAATGGAATCAGTACTAATCCTCCTAGGAGAAATGCAATAACAGTGACTAGCTCCTCTGGCGAAATTATATTAGGAGCTGGGAAGGGCCAAAATCTAATTTTCTACGATCCTATTGAAGTGAACGCAGGAGTCTCTGTATTCTTCAATAAGGAAGCTGATCAAACAGGATCTGTAGTGTTCTCGGGAGCTACTGTTAATTCCGCGGATTTTCATCAACGGAATTTACAAACAAAAACACCAGCAACACTGACTCTTAATCATGGTTTTCTATGTATTGAAGATCATGCTCAGCTTGCAGTGAATCGATTCACACAAACGAAAGGAGTCGTTGCTCTTGGAAATGGTGCTGTTCTAAGTTGCTATAAAAATAATTCTACGAATGCCTCTGTAACACTTAAGCATATAGGATTGAATCTTCCTTCTATTCTGAAAAGTGGTGCTGAGATTCCCTTATTGTGGGTAGAGCCTACCGCAACTACTAGCAATAGGACAACAACATACTCAGCAGATACTGCAGCTGGCTTTTCATTAAGAGATGTAAAACTCTCACTCATTGATGACTATGGAGACTCTCCTTATGAATCCACAGATCTGACCCATGCTGTGTCATCACAACCTATACTAGCTATTTCTGAAGCTAGTGATAGCCAGCTACAATCAGAAAGTATGGATTTCTCTGGACTCAATGTCCCCCACTATGGATGGCAAGGACTTTGGACTTGGGGCTGGGCAAAAACTCAAGATCCAGAACCAGCAAACTCCTCAGCAATTACAGATCCACAAAAAACCAATAGATTCCATAGAACCTTATTACTGACTTGGCTTCCTGCTGGGTATGTTCCTAGCCCGAAACACAGAAGTCCCCTCATAGCGAATACCTTATGGGGGAATATGCTGCTTGCAACAGAAAGCTTAAAAAATAGTGCAGAGCTGACACCTAGTGATCATCCTTTCTGGGGAATTACAGGAGGAGGACTAGGCATGATGGTTTACCAAGATCCTCGAGAAAATCATCCTGGATTCCATATGCGCTCTTCCGGATACTCTGCGGGGATGATAGCAGGGCAAACACATACCTTCTCATTGAAATTCAGTCAGACCTACACCAAACTCAATGAGCGTTACGCGAAAAACAACGTATCTTCTAAAAATTACTCATGCCAAGGAGAAATGCTCTTCTCATTGCAAGAAGGTTTCTTGCTGGCTAAATTAGTTGGTCTTTACAGCTATGGAGATCATAACTGTCACCATTTCTATACCCAAGGAGAAAATCTAACATCTCAAGGGACGTTCCGTAGTCAAACGATGGGAGGTGCTGTTTTTTTTGATCTCCCTATGAAACCCTTTGGATCAACGCATATACTGACAGCTCCCTTTTTAGGTGCTCTTGGTATTTATTCTAGCCTGTCTCACTTTACTGAGGTGGGAGCCTATCCGCGAAGCTTTTCTACAAAGACTCCTTTGATCAATGTCCTAGTCCCTATTGGAGTTAAAGGTAGCTTTATGAATGCTACCCAAAGACCTCAAGCCTGGACTGTAGAATTGGCATACCAACCCGTTCTGTATAGACAAGAACTAGGGATCGCGACCCAGCTCCTAGCCAGTAAAGGTATTTGGTTTGGTAGTGGAAGCCCCTCATCGCGTCATGCCATGTCCTATAAAATCTCACAGCAAACACAACCTTTGAGTTGGTTAACTCTCCATTTCCAGTATCATGGATTCTACTCCTCTTCAACCTTCTGTAATTATCTCAATGGGGAAATTGCTCTGCGATTCTAG
- a CDS encoding polymorphic outer membrane protein middle domain-containing protein, producing the protein MIKRTSLSFVCLSFFYLSTISNSQANETDTLQFRRFTFSDRDIEFVLDPFSLITAQNITLSNITSWGEGACTISGNTQTQIFSNSINTTSAAGGAFDMVTTSFTASDNANLLFYNNYCTHNKGGGAIRSGGPIRFLNNQDVLFYNNTSAGAKYVGTGDHDEKNRGGALYATTITLTGNRTLTFINNMSGDCGGAISADTQISITDTVKGILFENNHTLNHIPDTQAENMARGGAICSRRDLCSISNNSGPIVFNYNQGGKGGAISATRCVIDNNKERIIFSNNSSLGSRQSSPKSDGGAIQTTQGFTLRNNKGSIYFDNNTATHAGGAIDCGYIDIRDNGPVYFLNNSAAWGAALNLSKSSATANYIHTGTGDIIFNNNVIFTFDANLLGVRKLFHINNNIVTPYTLSLGAKKDTRIYFYDLFQWERVKENGNNNPPSPNSRNTITINPEKEFSGAVVFSYNQMSSDVRTLMGKERNYIKEAPTTLKFGTLAIEDGAELEIWNIPFTQESTSLLALGSDATLTVGKNGKLTITNLGVILPAILKENYIPPCIRVNPQDMTQNTNANQPPPSTKDVSTQMIFFDGDLALVDENYESVYDSMDLSRGKAEQPILSIETTNDGQLGSNWQTSLNTSLLSPPHYGYQGLWTPTWLTTTYTVTLSNNSSNPTSATSIAEQKKTSETFTPSNTTTASIPNIKASAGSGSGSASNSGEVTITKHTLVVNWAPVGYIVDPIRRGDLIANSLVHSGRNMTMSLRSLLPDNSWFALQGAATTLFTKQQKRLSYHGYSSASKGYTVSSQASGAHGHKFLLSFSQSSDKMKEKETNNRISSRYYLSALCFEHPMFDRIALIGAAACNYGTHKMRSFYGTKKSSKGKFHSTTLGASLRCELRDSMPLRSIMLTPFAQALFSRTEPASIRESGDLARLFTLEQAHTAVVSPIGIKGTYSSDTWPTLSWEMELAYQPTLYWKRPLLNTLLIQNNGSWVTTNTPLAKHSFYGRGSHSLKFSHLKLFANYQAEVATSTVSHYINAGGALVF; encoded by the coding sequence ATGATTAAAAGAACTTCTCTATCCTTTGTTTGCCTCAGTTTTTTTTATCTTTCAACTATATCTAACTCGCAAGCCAATGAAACAGATACACTACAGTTCCGTCGATTTACTTTTTCGGATAGAGATATTGAGTTCGTCCTAGATCCCTTCTCTTTAATTACTGCTCAAAATATCACCTTGTCAAATATAACCTCATGGGGCGAAGGAGCCTGCACCATTTCAGGTAATACGCAAACCCAAATCTTCTCTAATTCTATTAACACTACCTCTGCTGCTGGGGGGGCTTTTGATATGGTTACTACCTCATTCACGGCCTCTGATAATGCTAATCTACTCTTCTACAACAACTACTGCACACATAATAAAGGAGGAGGAGCTATTCGTTCCGGAGGACCTATTCGATTCTTAAATAATCAAGACGTGCTTTTTTATAATAACACATCGGCAGGAGCTAAATATGTTGGAACAGGAGATCACGACGAAAAAAATAGGGGCGGTGCGCTTTATGCAACTACTATCACTTTGACAGGGAATCGAACTCTTACCTTTATTAACAATATGTCTGGAGACTGCGGTGGAGCCATCTCTGCTGACACTCAAATATCAATAACTGATACCGTTAAAGGAATTTTATTTGAAAACAATCACACGCTTAATCATATACCGGACACGCAAGCTGAAAATATGGCACGAGGAGGAGCAATCTGTAGTAGAAGAGACTTGTGCTCAATCAGCAATAATTCTGGTCCCATAGTTTTTAACTATAACCAAGGCGGGAAAGGTGGAGCTATTAGCGCTACCCGATGTGTTATTGACAATAACAAAGAAAGAATCATCTTTTCAAACAATAGTTCCCTGGGATCGAGACAATCTTCTCCTAAAAGTGACGGAGGAGCCATTCAAACGACACAAGGATTTACTTTACGAAATAATAAAGGCTCTATCTACTTCGACAACAACACTGCTACACACGCCGGGGGAGCCATTGACTGTGGTTACATTGACATCCGAGATAACGGACCCGTCTATTTTCTAAATAACTCTGCTGCCTGGGGAGCAGCCTTGAATTTATCGAAATCTAGCGCTACTGCAAATTATATCCATACAGGGACGGGAGATATTATTTTTAATAATAATGTCATCTTTACATTTGATGCGAACTTACTGGGAGTACGAAAACTTTTCCACATTAATAACAACATAGTCACTCCTTATACACTATCTCTTGGCGCTAAAAAGGACACTCGCATCTATTTTTATGATCTGTTCCAATGGGAACGTGTTAAAGAAAATGGTAACAATAATCCACCGTCCCCTAATAGCAGAAATACTATTACCATTAACCCAGAAAAAGAGTTTTCTGGAGCTGTTGTGTTCTCCTACAATCAAATGTCTAGCGACGTACGAACTCTGATGGGCAAAGAACGTAATTACATTAAAGAAGCCCCAACTACTTTAAAATTCGGAACTCTAGCTATAGAAGACGGCGCTGAATTGGAAATCTGGAATATTCCTTTTACCCAAGAATCCACCAGTCTTCTTGCTTTGGGAAGCGATGCAACTCTCACTGTAGGGAAAAACGGGAAACTCACTATCACAAATCTTGGAGTCATTTTACCTGCTATTCTTAAAGAGAACTATATCCCGCCGTGCATTCGTGTTAATCCACAAGATATGACGCAAAATACAAATGCCAATCAACCTCCGCCAAGCACGAAAGACGTATCTACCCAAATGATTTTCTTCGATGGCGACCTCGCTCTAGTAGACGAAAATTATGAATCTGTCTACGACAGCATGGATCTCTCTCGAGGGAAAGCGGAACAACCAATTCTATCCATAGAAACCACCAATGATGGGCAATTAGGCTCCAATTGGCAAACTTCTCTCAATACTTCCCTACTCTCTCCACCACACTACGGATACCAAGGCCTATGGACTCCTACTTGGTTAACAACAACCTATACAGTAACCCTCAGTAATAATTCTTCTAACCCGACATCTGCTACCTCCATCGCTGAGCAGAAAAAAACTAGTGAAACTTTTACTCCTAGTAACACAACTACAGCTAGTATCCCTAATATTAAAGCTTCCGCAGGATCAGGCTCTGGATCGGCTTCCAATTCAGGAGAAGTTACGATTACCAAACATACCCTTGTTGTAAACTGGGCACCAGTCGGCTACATAGTAGATCCTATTCGTAGAGGAGATCTGATAGCCAATAGCTTAGTACATTCAGGAAGAAATATGACCATGAGCTTACGCTCATTACTCCCAGATAACTCCTGGTTTGCTTTGCAAGGAGCTGCAACAACATTATTTACAAAACAACAAAAACGTTTGAGTTATCATGGCTACTCTTCTGCATCGAAAGGGTATACCGTCTCTTCTCAAGCATCAGGAGCTCATGGTCATAAGTTTCTTCTTTCCTTCTCCCAGTCATCTGATAAGATGAAAGAAAAAGAAACCAATAACCGCATTTCTTCTCGTTACTATCTCTCTGCTTTATGTTTCGAACATCCTATGTTTGACCGCATCGCTCTTATCGGAGCGGCAGCTTGCAATTATGGAACACATAAAATGCGAAGTTTCTACGGAACTAAAAAATCTTCTAAAGGGAAATTTCACTCCACAACCTTAGGAGCTTCTCTTCGCTGTGAACTACGCGATAGTATGCCTTTACGATCAATAATGCTCACCCCATTTGCTCAGGCTTTATTCTCTCGAACAGAACCAGCTTCTATCCGAGAAAGCGGTGATCTAGCTAGATTATTTACATTAGAGCAAGCCCATACTGCCGTTGTCTCTCCAATAGGAATTAAAGGAACTTATTCTTCTGATACATGGCCAACACTCTCTTGGGAAATGGAACTAGCTTACCAACCCACCCTCTACTGGAAACGTCCTCTACTCAACACACTATTAATCCAAAATAACGGTTCTTGGGTCACCACAAATACCCCATTAGCTAAACATTCCTTTTATGGGAGAGGTTCTCACTCCCTCAAATTTTCTCATCTGAAACTATTTGCTAACTATCAAGCAGAAGTGGCTACTTCCACTGTCTCACACTACATCAATGCAGGAGGAGCTCTGGTCTTTTAA